The DNA window TGATCAAGATCAAGACaatcatcatcataatcatccctcttctctctcttcaattCTCCCACCTCAAGAATTTCACggtactctctctctctctctacttcttgatttctttctttcatatttgttttaaatgagATTTAAATTTGATCTCAGGAGTGGCTTCCCTGTTAGGGAAGAGATCGATGTCGTTTGGGGGAGGTATGAACGAAACCCAGTTCGATAACCAGGAGATGAACGGAGAACAAGATGAACTATCCGACGATGAATCACAACCTGGAGAGAAAAAGAGGCGTTTAAACATGGAACAAGTGAAAACCCTAGAGAAGAACTTTGAATTGGGGAATAAACTCGAACCGGAGAGAAAAATGCAGTTGGCCAGAGCACTCGGACTTCAGCCACGTCAAATCGCCATTTGGTTTCAAAACAGAAGGGCGAGGTGGAAGACAAAGCAATTGGAGAAAGATTATGAAATTCTCAAGAAACAATTTGATACCCTTAAGGCTGATAATGATGTTTTACAAACCCACAATCACAAACTTCATGCCGAGGTAATTCATTGTTCAGATCCAGCTTTATTTTCAATTTCGTTTTCAAAGATTGAATCTTTTTTTGGTCATGTTTACAGTTATTGTCATTAAAGGGAAGAGAACCGACAGAGTCCATAAACCTTAATAAAGAGACTGAAGGGTCGTGTAGTAACAGGAGTGAGAACAGCTCAGACGTGAAACTCGATATAATCTCAAGGCCACCGGTCCAGACGGCACCGGCGCCGCCGCCGCCGGAAAACAGTTGCAGGCCAGTCTTCCCGGCGCCGCCAACTGTAGCCCATCAACTCTTCATCAACAACTCCTCCTCCGCCGCAAGATCGGATCTTCAATGGCAGAAGCTTGCATCTGTTACTAATAATGATCAATCTGTTAAAGAAGAAAGCTTTTGCAACATGTTCAATGGAATTGATGATCAGCCAGGATTCTGGCCTTGGTTGGAACAGCAGCAATTCAActgaattataataatattataattaattaatgaaaaaaaaactgaatttcaGGATGAAGAGGAATCAGCAATCTTTGAAGCAGTTAAATTTTACTTGAATGAATGAATTTTACTGTTTTGGGTAAatagatttttagaaaaatcataTATGACTGGCCGGGGGATCAATTTGTTGAATTTTTATTCACGTGGGATTTTCCAGATTTTATTTcttgtataaataaattgaaaaggGCAAAGTTACATGccttttaattttataacacccaatttttattttactcttTTTAACCTTATAAAGACATGTTTGGTTTTCCAAGGTGAACAATCTATTACATTTTCTGGCTTATTTATTCTCGTGTTAATCTTATATACATATGTTAAAacctaaattaatttcaaagaaTTTGAATTCCAAACAAGTCCTTAGGCTGGTAAAAATCATAGGCACAGAAAACTATGAAATCCATAATTGAACTTTATAGTATATTCTACGTCGGCTCTGccaattgaattttttaaacattagtTTAACATcagtattaataatattatcataccattttataatataataaatatgataatgtATGGGTTGTTTGATTcacgttatttttttttatcactataTAATATAGTgtgtttcataaaatttattagcATGATGTATGATGtgtttgatatgtttaattatttattctattttttttaacttatttatcagAATAATAAAGCcatttaaattaacttatttataataatgtattcatccaaaatattataacaatttattcacaatgaataagttaattaaatcaATGAGCACCTATTAAGTCATATGGATACATTTAAATTTGACAGTTTTCATTGCATcaagataaatcaaataagtcACAACTACTTAGTAATAAgtcatatattaattttagttagtAAATAGAATCAAACTTATATGAAACGTTTAACGAATAtaagttcaataatttaaaGTAAATACGAATAATAAGCTATAACGATTAagtgtatataatatacttATAGTTAGCaattcaaataaactaaattatttcaatGAATAAAATGAATCAAATTAGCTCAACTTTTTCCATtgctaaattttatttttatttttctaattaaatgtGATATTTAAGGAATTTTTGTATTGCATAACTATGGATTTTTTTGTCAGTAAGATTTAtgattttgagtttaagcggattaaattataatgattaGCCACAAAAGAATCAATGAAATTAGTAGGaacacttagaaaaataaagtaaagtGGCAAAAAATCAATGTTCGAAAATTGATTATCGTAAATTAACTATGTAAACTAGGATTGAGTTAGGACTGGGAGAAATAACATAGACCACCATCTTCCACCTTGAGAGGCTTCCATTTGAGTGTGTTTTCTAgacaaattgtttttaatatatgtttaatgcatattgtatttattgtgagtaatctatatatatatatataaatgatgcttaatttttaaagtgtccggattgccgggtcgagagctgtggttaattaggatacttgggtcggattgtgagttgaccatgtttcgaacttgtaacctaacaaaacaagtacaactctttaaccaattaggctacaaagactttatattttaaaatcaacaccaaatttcatacacgcgggacgttttaatattaatataagttcaactttttaactaactaatatatatatatatatatatatatttttaaagtgtccggattgccgggtcgagagttgtggttaatttggatacttgggtctaaaattcgacccgtgcggcactaagctaaatcgaccctgattctagcttagaaagcctttctaaacacaatgcaagaagaactcaaacgcaagaaagaacttagagagagaaaactcttgagaataagaatatattgaaagaatgcttgataattacaatggaataccttcaaggtatttataggacttacacgtattaaattaggaattacgtctaattataatttaattacactaatttaggatattccttccatatCAAGAATATCcttacctaatttagaatatcccttataatctcttccttaattagaatatatatatgttagataaaagataaagactcttccaaaacttctctctcaaaatttttcgaaaaattctataagtctttttcaaaaaccggccaaacaaaacaaccggcctacggttgcaaacttacatgattttgataattttaaataaaataatcaaaaagggagaaattgttagataaattcagaccggttcaaataaacctaacttaaacaaaccttccatgtaggaacaaggaaccggaccggatgaacaagagaaccaactgaagaaaccgaaccggtcaagctaccaaaccgatcaagagtattcggaacgtgaccgcacaaaggaaggatcggccaaagcttaaaaccagattcatcaaacagccgatcatccataAGAGagataaccggaagaagtccggtcacttcactaccaaaagacattcggccaagtcaagcggccgaccagtacaagaagacaatttgggtatctgttgagaatgataccaaaggaacagactgaatacttccatatccatgcaagtctgagaaaagactgtaggctgcagaaaacagtactaccggatccttctacttcgggataagccagaaaggaaatcttcaaagtacagacaactgtccaaacagacagtgtctacatcaagtaaaagacaaacccggcaggtttaccttacagaccggcaggtctgagacaggataccaggtctgagattgaccatcaggtctgaggagacgaccgcaggtctgagacactgaatcactgcacctctgatcagccaatcagattcaaggcagtgaaatatgaccgttggcatatttcacctataaaaggaggcagttgcagaagagtaaatgcgggacatcaagagagacatacattgggataacgaaagctaagagcatttactacaagtgataacagtgtgctattctagaaagcctaagtgttgaaagttaaagtgtgttctacaatttcggtgtaaattgtaagagtattatcgagcagaaaataagtctcgatcggcttgtacttgtattccttagtgaatatccttctcgcggtttcgagaggaaggggtgacgtaggagttttatctccgaacatccataaaatctgttgtgttatttactttctgcaggcttcattatataaccgactaacttaaccataccgctccaaaccgactctatactaaccataccgaatatccagattaccgaaaccgacccaccatctccaaatcttcatcatccgaaaccgaccgtgcctatcatacaagtgtaccgcttcaacctgaaagcaaacctcttccgcgcttgaacctagttcaagggtttgtgacaggttgtgtagtattgaaaccccggtgttaatctctaatcggattaaccaccaccctacgagtgagaaccgctaaccggtccaacccccggtccaccagcggcgacctagatcctaacaattggtatcagagcagtttgtttcaatactcaagcaaacatgtatcaggataggcctccaatgctagaaggtgatgactttgtcaactggaaggcacgcatgcacctgcacctagtcaccttggatgatgaaatggaatccattctaaccgaaggaccgatattcattgataaagatagaaaagaatggacagctgaagataggagaaggaacaatctggacaaccatgcaagaaaccggatctccaacagcgtagacagaaacacttattgcaagatcagagattgcaagaccgcgaaggagacatggaacacggtcatccaaatctttgaaggaaatgaaagaacaagggagaacaaaataatgatggccacacagaagttcgaaagtatcaaaatgaaaccaggagaaactatgaaggaatacaatgaccggttcactggtgtgttagatgaactagcaactctgggcaagaagtatgagagcaaagaggtagttatgaaagctttgagatctctccCAAGTGCTTGGGATAttaagacaatggtaatgagggaatcaaagagcctacgtaagatgaaactatacgatgtattcgaagatttaaaggcatacgagttcgaaatgaaatcgagaaccgaagaggaagtttcggcctcaacatcaaccagagcactaatcacatctacagaaccggctgtacctgctcctgtacctacacctgcaccgataccggttcctgcacccgcacctatcagaacagccgaacagtttactgaggatgccatggccatgctcgcacaaaagtttgggaggttcatgaaaaggagccaaccgacaaacaactactatggtgacaaatccaatgtaagatgctacaactgtaactgtttgggacactttaagtgggaatgcaggaaaccaagaagggatacccagaaaccggactatcaaaatgacagaaacaattatcaacaaaccggtgaaggaagtgaggtaccgaaagcactaatagccgacgatggaggaagtctatgggctcgcagtgacagtgacgatgaactcacgtgcctcatggccaatgaggaacaggtatttgactctccctatgatgaatttactaaagacgaGCTATATGAagcattaaatgacatggtagaagaatataagaacctattgaccatgttacc is part of the Impatiens glandulifera chromosome 1, dImpGla2.1, whole genome shotgun sequence genome and encodes:
- the LOC124920801 gene encoding homeobox-leucine zipper protein ATHB-13-like, which gives rise to MTCSTTEMAFFPANFLMQVSHDQDQDNHHHNHPSSLSSILPPQEFHGVASLLGKRSMSFGGGMNETQFDNQEMNGEQDELSDDESQPGEKKRRLNMEQVKTLEKNFELGNKLEPERKMQLARALGLQPRQIAIWFQNRRARWKTKQLEKDYEILKKQFDTLKADNDVLQTHNHKLHAELLSLKGREPTESINLNKETEGSCSNRSENSSDVKLDIISRPPVQTAPAPPPPENSCRPVFPAPPTVAHQLFINNSSSAARSDLQWQKLASVTNNDQSVKEESFCNMFNGIDDQPGFWPWLEQQQFN